In the genome of Streptomyces collinus, one region contains:
- a CDS encoding DUF3140 domain-containing protein has protein sequence MDDEEREETWNDFRELVNMTPADLEKWLESDASQSVGQHQDGGESTGHASGRRIVAILRADKGGLTDDDYRHMRKVVGYVRRHQAQRPSGDVRDTRWRYSLMNWGHDPLDG, from the coding sequence GTGGACGACGAGGAGCGCGAGGAGACCTGGAACGACTTCCGTGAGCTGGTGAACATGACACCGGCGGACCTGGAGAAGTGGCTGGAGTCCGACGCTTCACAGAGCGTCGGGCAGCACCAGGACGGGGGTGAGTCCACCGGGCACGCCTCCGGCCGCCGGATCGTGGCGATCCTGCGGGCCGACAAGGGCGGCCTCACGGACGACGACTACCGGCACATGCGCAAGGTCGTCGGCTACGTACGCCGCCACCAGGCCCAGCGGCCCTCCGGGGACGTCCGGGACACGCGGTGGCGGTACTCCCTGATGAACTGGGGCCACGACCCGCTCGACGGGTGA